The window GGCGTTCCTGCAACTTCTCGCGGTCGTAATCGGAGGTGGTCTCCTCAATCTGGCGGCGGATCAGGTTGATGCGCCCCATGATCTTGTCGCTCGCGCCTGCGCCCTCGACGATCGTCGTGTTGTCCTTGTCAATGACAACGCGTTTCGCGCGGCCCATGTCGGCCAACTGCACGCTTTCGAGCGTCCGGCCGAGGTCTTCCGTAATCGCCAGTCCGCCCGTCAGCACCGCGATGTCCTCGAGCATCGCCTTGCGGCGATCGCCGAATCCCGGCGCCTTCACGGCCGCGGCCTGGAACGTTCCACGAATCTTGTTGACGACCAGCGTCGCCAGCGCCTCGCCCTCGACGTCTTCCGCGATGATCAGGAGGGGCTTGCCGCTCTTCGCGATCTGCTCGAGCAGCGGCAGCAGATCTTTCAGGCTCGAAATCTTTTTCTCGTGGATGAGAATGTACGCATCTTCGAGAACGGCCTCCATCGCCTCGGCGTCCGTCACGAAATACGGCGACAGATACCCCTTGTCGAACTGCATGCCTTCGACGACTTCGAGGGTCGTTTCGATGCCCTTGGCTTCCTCGACCGTGATCGTGCCGTCGTTGCCGACCTTCTGCATCGCCTCGGCGATGATGTTGCCGATAGCCTGGTCGCCGTTGGCGCTGATGGTCGCGACGCTCTTGATGACCTCGGTGTCGTCTTTGACCTTCTTGCTCATCTTGGCCAGGGCCGCCGTCACCACATCCACCGCCTTGTCAATGCCGCGCTTGAGCGCCATCGGGTTCGCGCCCGCCGTCACGTTGCGCAGGCCTTCGCGGAAAATCGCTTCCGCCAGCACCGTCGCGGTCGTGGTGCCGTCGCCGGCGATGTCGGATGTCTTGGACGCGACTTCCTTCACCATCTGCGCGCCCATGTTCTCGAACTTGTCTTCGAGTTCGATTTCCTTGGCCACCGTGACACCGTCCTTCGTGACGGTCGGGGCGCCCCATTTCTTGTCAATGACCACATTGCGGCCCTTGGGACCCAGGGTGGCCTTTACCGCACGGCTCAACTTGGCCACGCCGGCCAATACGCCGCGTCGTGCATCTTCGCCGAATTCCAGTTGTTTTGCACTCATGCTTTCATGTCCTCCGTTTGAATCGCCCTTCCGGGCGGGTTCGTGCTTTCAGCCCTTTGAAGTTACTCGATCACCGCCAACACGTCTTCTTCCCGCATGATGATGTGCTCTTCGCCGTCAATCTTCACTTCCGTGCCGGCGTATTTACCCATCAGAATGCGGTCGCCTTTCTTCACTTCCAGCGGCACCCGCTTGCCGTCGTCGTCCAACCGGCCCGGGCCTACCGCCACCACTCGGCCTTCTTGCGGCTTCTCTTTCGCAGTGTCCGGGATGATGATCCCGCCGCGAACGGTTTCGCTGGGCTCTTCGCGTTTTACAAGAATTCGATCGGCCAATGGTCTTACCTTCATGTCCATTCTCCCATTTGGTTGTGCGGCTTGGGCCGCATGCCTTTTTCTTTCCTTTTGCCTTTTGTCGGCCTTTGCACCGAAACGTGCCATTTTGACATCTCTGATGGCCTGTTCGTGCGCCACGCCGTACTCATCGTTCGGCCATTATCATATCAGGAGAATCCATGTTTTGTCAATACCTCTTATCTCATTGCATTTAGAGCGTTTACAAAATATTTCATTTTGCGCGCCTCTTTGCATGATCCCTAAAAATAAAGAGGCGTCGAATCGCATTGCTATTACAAATATTCTTATTTATTTTGTCAATATGGCATCATATTAGCCAATCATCACGTCGAGTGCCAAGAACGAGATCCCGTGCAAAACCGGCGCATTGAATCGCCGTTCGGCCGTGTTTATACTCGCGTGTACACCGCTGGAGGAAACAGTGCGAGGCGAAAACCCTATGGCCCCTGATTTGGCGAGTGCGAAAATAGCGGTTTTTTTAGAGCGAGCCCGATGACGAGCACGCGCACGAAGAGAAACTGGGTTGTGGGCAACGCCCACGTTAGACGTCAAGCGATCGCGTCGGGCAAGCCAGACTGTACGGTCTGTCATTTCGGTAATGGCGCCATCGGTATTGAAAAGGACAGGGGCCATTTGATCCGCACTCCTTCACCATGCCTTCCGGGCGAGGAGGCCGTTTTCGACCAGGAAATCACATGTCCGCGGGTTGGCGGATGCAATCGCCGCGGGAATCGAACATGAGGACGCGGGGAATCCGAGGATCCTTGATTGCGGTGGCCGTGCTTGGCCTTGCGGGACTCTATATCCTGCTCTATTTGCGGGGACTGGATTTCGGCCGTCCCATCATTGAGCACCACGATGAATGGATGACGACCGGACAGGCATTGTCCATGTTGGCCGAAAAACGCATCACCCCTCCCTTCTCGCTGACCTATGGCACATTCGGAACCTACATCCAGTGCGGCGTATGCGCCGTCACGCACCTCGGCAACACGGTTTTCGGGGCCTATAGGGACGCTTCGGGACACGCCATCCACAGAACCCTGGCGGACATCGCCGGACGCAGCGTGGATCGCGATCAATTCAACTTTTATCTGGCGGGCCGCATCAGCAGCGCCGTATACGCGGGTCTTTTGTTCATTGTCGTTTTTATGGTCGGACGCCGTCTTTTCGAGAGTAGTTCAGCGGCCTTGTTGTGCGTTCTGGCGGCGATGACGCACCGGCTTCTGGTGCAGCAGGCCCACTTCTCGCTGCCGAACGTTCTTGCGGCCTTGATGGCCACCGGGGCTACAGGACTTTCACTGGCGTATCTCGGCAACGGGAAGATCCGCGTGCTGTATCTGGCCGCCCTGTCGGCGGGCCTTGCCGCCGGCACGAAACTGACGATGGGACTGGCGCTCGCGCCGGTACTGCTTGCGGCGACGCTTGCGCCGGGAAGGCGCGCCTGGAGACATGTCCCGCTTCTGATCCTGACGAGCGTGACCGCCCTGTTGATTGTCGAGCCGGCCCTTGTGCTGGATTATGGACGGTTCCGCGCGTCCATGGCGCTGCTGTCGGCACAATACGGCACGAGTCTCATGCCCGACGATACCGTGTTTCAGCCGGGCGAATTCGGACTGGCGTCCGGCGCCGAAGGGGCCGTGAAGCATCCGGGCTGGTGTTTGTTGCGGTACTGGATTCAATCCGGATGGCTGTTTTTCCTTTTTTCGGCAACGGGATTGGCGGCATTGCCGATTCTGAAAGGCCGCGCGGGATGGGTATTGCTTTCGTTTCCGGCGCTCTACGCGCTTCTGGTGGCGTGGCAGCCTTACATCGTCGTCCGAAGTTATGTGCCGCTCGTTCCCTTTTGGGCGCTGGGCTTCGGCGGGGCGGCCCTTCTGTTGAATCGGATCATGCGCGGCAACTTCGGCCACCCGCTCCGGTCGCGCATGGCGCGGGGCCTTGTCGTCGTCATTGGATGGCTGATCCTCGCCGATCCGGCACAGCGAGGTCTCGCCATTACGCGGCAATTCGCCACGCCCGACCCGCTCCAGACGGCATACCGCTGGTGTGAAGCGAATATTCCGCCGGGATCCAAGGTGTTGATTGAAACCGCATGGCGCAAACAACAATTGCCCCTCCGTGAGGATTGTTTTCAGGTTACGCGGATGATCGGCTCCGTCTTTTCCAAGCCCTATATGGAACTACTTGACTATGATTATGTGATTGCCCAGGCCACCGGCATGATGGACAGCCTGCCGTGGGCGCCGGCCGTCGTGAGCACGGGCGGCGGCGCATTTTCGGATTGTTCCGGAAAAAATCGAAGTCTTGCCGAAAGCCGTCTCATCATGGCCCGCCGCGTGACCCCGGAGGAAACAGGCTACACGGGTCCCGGTGAATTTTACGTGAACCACAACGTGTACATATACCGGACGCCGAAAACGGAGCCGGTTCGCGTTTCCGCGGGCGAATTCACGCCTGCCGATGGTTTCGCTGCGAACACGGCCACATTTCTTGTAAAACCCGGCGTGTCCGCCGCGTTTGTCCAGGAACTGGCGCCTGGTGAATATGACGTCTTTCTGGCTATTGGTCAACGGGGCCTGTTTCCACCGATAACGGTCCGGCTGAACGATGAGACGCCGGTTGATGTGAATGTTTCGGATTGTCCGGGAATCCATCATTTTGTCCGGACTGTCCGGGTGGGTTCGTCCGGGATCGCGGCCGGCTCGATCGGGCTGGCCGCCGGCGCCACCGGTCAGGTTCCCGTGCGCGCGATGGTCTTTGTGCCGGTTCGCATCCCATAGCGGCGCCTGAAATGTGGAAGCGTTGGCCATGACGGCCCGAAGCCGACTTGATCCAAGCCGTTGCTCCGCCTACACTGGCGCCGTTGCGCAAAAGCGGAGGACAACGTGAGCGAAAACACCGGCGTGATTCGGGTGGCTTGCCCTTGCGGGCACAAGGGCAACGTGCCGTCGGAGGCCATGGGCAAGCCGTACCCATGCCCCAAGTGCGGTGAACGCTTCACCATTGCGCCGGAACGCCTCGCGGACGCCCCGCCGGTTGCCGGCGAGGCCGCGCCGCCGCGGGATCCGCGCGTCGGCCAGTTGCTCGTTCAGGCCGGCCTAATCACGGAAGCCCAGTTGGCCGAAGCCTTGTCGGCACAGGCGGATCGCGGAGGGAAACTCTTCGAGATCCTTATCAATCTGGCGTTTCTCAGCAAAGCCGATTTGCACACATTTCTTTCGGGCCAGCCCGGCGTTACCGCCATCGAATTGCGGAATTACGATATTCCCTATGATTTACCGCCCATTATCCCCGCGGAGTTGGCACGCAAGCATGTGCTCCTGCCGATTGATCGCATGGGCAAATTGCTAACGGTCGGCATGGCGTGTCCGTTGGATGCCTCCGCGATCGCGGAGGTCGAGAAGGCGACCGGACTGCGCGTCAAGGCCATGCTGTGTTCCTTCGACGACATCCATGCGGCACTTGAACGATTCTATCCGGCGGAAAAGGCGGAAACGACGATGGAGCAGCCGATCGACATCAAGCCGCCGCCCCAAAAGCGCGCCCTCAATCCAGAGGATGTGCTTGCGAGGCTCGATACGCTCGATGTGTTGCCGATTCTTTCCAGCACGTTGCGACATGTCCATGACACCGTGGCGCGATCCGGCCACACGATACGCGACGTGGCCGGCGTGGTATGCACGGATCCGGCCCTGTCCGCGGCGCTGGTCGGCCTGGCCAACAGTTCCGTCTACGGCATGCCGGGGCGGGTGGCCAGCATCAATCTGGCGGTGACGATACTGGGCGAAACCGCGACGGTGCGTCTGGCCGAAAACGCGGAAACCGTGCCGCCGGTTCCCGTTGCCTCGCACTTCGACGTGAAAATGTTCTGGCTGCGGTCCGTGTTCGCCGCCGCGGCCTCGATGGCCCTTGCAAAGGCGGCCGGCTGCGAACATGTCGGCGAAGCCTACACAGCCGGCTTGTTGCACGAAATCGGACGCCTGGCCCTTGCGATTATCGCGCCCGACGCCACTGGAACGATGTCGCCCGGCCGTTCGCAAGCAGACCTGCTTCAGGCCGAACAGGAGACCTACGGTGTCACACATCCCGAAGCCGCTTACCGTCTGGCGCAACGCTGGAGCCTTCCCCCGTTGATTGCGGCGCCCATTCATTGCCACCATGCACCCGACACCGCGCCCCAAAATCACCGGGATCTGTGCATGATCGTGGCCGCCGCCGCCGCGCTGGCCGGCGCGTTTCCCGCCGAAACGCCGGACAAGGACACGATTGATGCATGCGCAGCGCCCCTTGCTCATCTGGGCATGTCCCAATCCGCCGCCATGGACATCTACGAGAAGACCTCCCTGCGACTTCGGGGGGCGGCGGGCAAAGGCTGATCGTCAGCGGAACAGGCCGAGGATCGCTTTCTCGTAGGTGGCGCAAAGAATGGCATTGCCCTTGGGATTCAGATGGCAATGATCGTTAAATAGCGTCTCGCCGGGGACGTGGTGCGGCTCGGCGGCGATAATGGCGGCTTCCACATCGGCAAGGGGAATTCCGTATTCGGCAGCCAACGATCGCAAAATGCCGTTTTCCGTGTCCGACGACTGGTGCCGCCCGGCATTTTTCAGAAGATCGCGGGCCAGCGGCAGGGCCTTTTCATGTTCGCCCCGCGCAAACAGGTCCTGGATGGCTTTGTACTTTACGGCATGCTCGCCGGTCAGGTAGGGATTGATGAGATTGGACGGGATCGAACCAATGACGATGGGCACGCGGCGATCCCGGCACATCTGGATGATGATTGCGATATTGTTGCGGAACGCCGCCATGCGCGCGGCGATTTCCTGTGGCGAAAAAGTGTGTCCCCACGCCTTGTTCGAGTCCGGCTGCGCGGCCAGAAGGCGCTGGTTGTGTTCATCCTGAAGCTGGCTGATTTGGAACGAGGCGATGCGGTCGCGAATAAACCGGCACAAGGCCGATTTCGACAAAATCCGCTGCAGGGGCAGCGTTCGCAGATCCGCGATGGCGAGTTGTTCGAGTTCCTCGAATTCGTTGTGGCCGCAATACAGCATGATCAAATCCGGATCGTATTGCAGGACTTCGGCGGCAATGGCCATGATGCGCTGGCTGCCGTAGGACAATCCGCCGCAGTTGACGATTGTCACGCTGTCGAATTTTTCCGCCAATTGTTCCTGCAGCCTTTTCTCGAGCAGCGGAAACTCGTAGTCGAGATAGTTTACCGACGATTCACCCAAGGCGAAGATGCGCATGTTGCGCGCGGGCTTCTCGATCGGAAACTGCGACTTTCGGAAACACGCCTCCCGATCCGGATTCGTAACCAGCATGCCGGGATCGGCGGGCGACGGGATGAACAGACGGACACGCGGATCGAAGCCCTGGCCGAGGTCAATTTGCCGTGGCGGAATCCATATCTCCACGATGCGCGCCACACCTTCGAGCAAGGCCAGCAAGACCAGCGCCGGCAACAGCGAATAAATAATCGTTTTCTTCCAACCCAACCGCGGCGAACTGGACGGGGGGGCGGCGATCATGTGCCGTTCCTTTTCGCGCCGGCAGGGATTTCCTTTTCGAGGATGGGCGTGAGCAAGTCCGCGAGAAGGGCGTGGCCCGAGGCCGAAAGATGGCCGTCCAGTTCAAAAAAGAGACTCGAATCGTCCCTATGCGCGCGAAACCCCTCCATGACGGTCATGAAGGGCAAACCGGCGCGCTGGCTGGCGATCCGAACGCTTTCGTCCGGCGCATTGGACACCAACATGTCGTCGTTCGACTCATACCCGACGCGCCGGATGTTTGCGTTGGCCGCCCGGTTCACATACGGCCCGTGGGGAATGGTCAACACGGCCAATCGAGCGCCGAAATTCGCCGCGACACGCTTGATTCGCACGAACTGCTCGGCCAGATGTTGTATGCATTGCCGCGCCCACGGATCGTCGAGATTCATGCAAATCGTGTAAAAATTCCGGTTTTTCATCGCAAGGTCAATCATATAGGGATTCAGGCGGCCCGAAAGAAAGGCCTGCTTGACCTTCTCTTCGAACTGGTCGAAACGGGCCCGATCGGCCGGCGGCATCTTGTCGAGAAAATCCTTCGCCGTTTTTTCGGTCCATCGGCGGTTGTCCTCGGCGGACGTTTTTTGCGGCGGCGTGACGGGCTGCTGGTTGGCGGCGATTTGACGGGTCTGCCGCGCCAGGCGGACAGCCCGAACGAAGTTCGGATAGATTAGCCGCGCCCAGTCCAAGAAACCGGACTGTGGTTCCTTGACGCCTTCCCCCGCGCCCGCGAAATCGTCGTCTTGCAGGATGGTAATGATGAGGAGATCCGGCACCAGAACCGGAACGGCCTTTTCGGCCAGGGCGGCAAAATCCGGCGGCCCGGTGCCCGGTTTGCCCCCGTTGATAATTTCGACGTCGTATCCCTTGTCCCGCAGTCTTTTTTCGGTGCCCTTCACCCAGGTCTGATCGATGTCCACTCCCCACCCATAGGTGAATGAATCGCCGATGCACAGGATACGAAACGTGCCGGGTTTCTTGGCGCCGACGGGATGGTCGCGCAACCCGATCGAATTGGTCTTCGCTGTATACGTGAAATCCGACGACTCGAAATGCTGTTCCGAATTCGGCGGAAACAGCAGTTCCATCGTGCCGGGTTCGGGGGCTTTCGTCAACAGGCGGCCAACCGTCCGGTCGGCGGCCACCGTCAAGACCAGCACAAGGACAACCGACCCCGCGGCCAGCAGCAGATTTTTCCCGGCGCTTCCTTTTGCAGGCATACAATTCCTTTATCGCGTATTTTTGCGCATGGCGCGATTATTCCATTGCAAGCCTTCGCGATGCAATCGCGGGATGGTGGAACCCTGCCGCTTCCGGCGGGTTATACATGATGTGCTTGTGCGAGTACGACGACTGGGATTTTCAACCGAACGAAAACGACATACAAGGTTCGCCCTCATGTCCATCGGCGCTTTGAACCCAAGACGGTTCACGAAGACCACGTTTATCACCGCCGCGATCGCGGTGGCTGTTTTTACCCCCGCCGTGGATGCCGGAATATTGGCGCCTTTTGAACGCGATACGTTTGCTGTTCGGGAGACTCCCATTGATACACGGGTCTTGTCCGCGTTGCAGGCCGAAAACATCGCGCCGGCGAATCCCTGTTCCGATGCCGTTTTCCTGCGGCGGGCCTATCTGGACGTGATTGGCACGTTGCCCACGGTTCGGGAAGTCCGATCCTTCCTGGCGGATGAAAATCCGGACAAACGCGCGGCGTTGATTGACGCACTCATGGAGCGGGAGGAATTCGCGGACTACTGGTCGCTGAAATGGTGCGACATTCTCCGCGTCAAGTCGGAATTTCCCATCAACCTCTGGCCCAACGCCGTCCAAGCCTACCATCGCTGGATCCGCGACGCCGTCAAGTCCAACATGCCCTATGACCGTTTTGTGCGCGCCTTGCTGACATCGAGCGGCAGCAATTTCCGCGTGCCACCGGTCAATTTCTACCGCGCGGTTCAGGGACGGGATCCGGCCGCCATTGCCGAAGCCGTCGCCCTAACGTTCATGGGCGTTCGACTCGATGGGTGGCCGGATGATCGCCGCAAGGAAATGGCGACATTCTTTTCGCGGATCGCCTATAAAAAAACCGGTGAATGGAAAGAGGAAATCGTATGCCTGAACCCCGAAATCACCGACAAGATGGACGCCGTTTTTCCGGATGGCCGCACGGTGCGCATCGAGCGCGGCCAGGATCCCCGCGACGTATTCGCCGACTGGCTGATCACGCCCGAAAACCCGTGGTTCGCGCGCAACATCGCCAACCGGGTCTGGGCGTGGCTGATGGGTCGCGGGATTATCCATGAACCGGACGACATTCGCCCGGACAATCCTCCCGCGAATCCCGAACTGCTGGCGTATCTCGAAAAGGAATTCGTCGCCGCCCAATACGACCTTCGCTATCTCTTCCGCCTTGTACTGAATTCGCGGACCTATCAGCAGTCGTCCATCCCGCGCAGCGATCGGCCCGAGGCGGCGGCGCTGTTCGCCTTTTATCCCGTGCGGCGGCTCGACGCCGAAGTGCTCATTGACGCCTTGTGCGGCATCGGGGGAACGGGGGAAAGTTATTCGAGTCCCATCCCGGAACCGTTTACGTTCATACCGGAACACCAGCGCACCATCGCGCTGGCGGATGGGAGCATCACGAGTTCGTTTCTGGAAATGTTCGGGCGTCCCACGCGCGACACGGGCATGGAATCCGAACGAAACAACCAGCCCACGGACGCCCAGCGGCTCTATCTGCTCAATTCCAGCGACGTGCAGCGGCGGATCGAGCGCAGCCCCCTGTGGAAACAGATTTTTGCATCGGCCAAGCGAAATCCGCGCAATCTCGTGCAGTCCGTCTACATGGGACTGCTTTCGCGGCCGCCCACCCCGTCCGAACAGGCCGCGGCGCTGGCCTATGCGCGCAACACCGGCCTGCCGTCCAAACAGGCCGCCGAAGACCTGGCATGGGCGCTGATCAACAGCAAGGAATTCCTGTACCGGCATTGACAAGAGGGATCCCAATAAAATGCAGAACGTTCGCGAGGAGAGATTCATGAAACATGATCGAATCACGCGGCGCGATGCGCTGCGGACAGGGTTGGCCGGTGCGGCGGGACTCGCCCTGATGGGCCATCGCGCCGCATGGCCGCAAGCGATCAAAACGCCGGCACGGGCCAAGGCCGTCATCCAGATCTGGATGTGGGGCGGGCCGTGTCACTTGGACACCTTCGATCCGAAGCCGGAAGCGGGGCGCGACTATTGCGGACCGCTGGACAAGCCGATCGCGACCAATGTGGACGGCATCCGTATCGGCGAACTGCTGCCGCTGCTGGCCCGGCAAGCGGACAAGTATGCAATCATCCGCAGCATGACGCATGGCGTGAACAGCCACGAAACCGCATCGTATATCGTGCAGACCGGCCATAAGCCCGATCGCCTGGTATATCCTTCCCTGGGCGCCGTTGTGTCGTTGTTCAAGGGTTACGATTACGGTTATGAGGGATTGATTCCGCCGTACATCGTATTGACCACGACCCAAGGGCGTTTTTCGGAGGCCGGGTTCCTCGGCCCCCGGTACAAGCCATTCGCGACGGGAGGGGATCCGGGCAAGCCGCGTTTCGTGGTCGAGGGGGTCGTTGCGGAAGGCATTTCGGACGAACGCCAGCGCAGCCGCCGCGAGTTGCTTCATGCCCTCGATTCGCTCGGCAAGGCCATGCCGGCCCATGAAACATTCCGGCAACTGGATGCGTGTGAGGACAAAGCGTACGAGCTGATCCTCGGCGACGCGGGAAAACTGTTCGACTTGTCGTCGGAAAAAGACGAAGTCCGCGAGCAATACGGCCGCAGCACATTCGGGCAATCCTGTTTGATGGCGCGGCGGCTCGTCGAACGGGGCGTTCCCTACGTGACCATCAATTACCGTGGATGGGACACGCACAAGCAGCACTTCGAGATCATGCGCCGGAAGTTGCCGGAAATGGACCAAGGCATGTCGGCCCTGTTGCAGGATTTGAGCGATCGCGGACTGCTGGATAGCACGATCGTGTGGTGGGGCGGCGAATTCGGGCGGACGCCCAAAGTGCAATGGGAAGCGCCTTGGAATGGCGGACGCGGTCATTTCGGGCATTGCTTTTCGACCGTGGTGGCCGGCGGCGGATTCAAGGGGGGACAGGTTGTGGGAGCCTCGGATGCCACGGGGGAAGAAGTGGCGGATCGTCCCGTTCACCCCGAGGATCTGCTTGCCAGCATGTATGAACTGTTGGGAATAGACCCGGAAGGCGCGATGCCCAATCCGCGCGGTCTCGATGTGAAGGTCATGCCGTCGGCGGGCCGGTTGAAGGAGATCATGACATGACGCGGAGCACGAGGCGAATACAGATTGGTCTTGCCGGACGCCATGCCATTTCCCTATTTATTCTTCCAGCAATCCTCGCATGGTTTATGGCCTATCCCGCATGGGGACAATCGGGTGAACGCGAGCCGCACATCGGGTATTTGTACCCGGCGGGCGGACAGCAAGGAACCACCGTTCAGGTGCTCGTCGGCGGGCAGCGCCTGGGAGGCGCGCGCAGCGTCCACGTGTCCGGCGCAGGCGTGAGCGCGACGGTTCTGCAGTACTCGCGCCCCCTCAACAACGATCAACTCAAGGAAGTTCGGAAACTCCTGGGCAACCTGGTGAAACTGCGGCGGAGCGGAAAAACCGTGCCGGCCTTCGATCTTCCGGAGCATCCCTTGCTGCGGAATGTGGACCGGATGAGCCTTCGGGAACTGGAGCATTGGATCGCTTTGCGCCTGAATTCCGCCAAAAAGCAGCAAAACATGCAACTGGCCGACATGGCGCTTCTCGAAATTACGATAGCCGCGGACGCGAAACCGGGCCGCCGCGAACTGCGCCTCGGCACGGGCGGCGGATTGACCAATCCCCTTCGGTTCGAGGTGGGCGGCGTTGTCGAAGTATGCGAGAAAGAACCGAATGATCGCGACACGGTCGAGTTGGGCGCGGTGGATATCCCCGCCGTTCTGAACGGACAGATCATGCCGGGCGATGTGGATCGATTCCGATTTCGCGCTCAACAGGGACAACAATTGGTATTCACGGTGCAGGCGCGGGCGCTTATTCCTTATCTCGCGGATGCCGTTCCCGGTTGGTTTCAGCCGGTGCTGGCCCTCCACGACGCCCAAGGCAGGGAATTGGCGTTCGCCGACGACTATCGTTTCGATCCGGATCCGGTCTTTTTCCATGCGGTTCCGGAAAGCGGCGAATACGAGGTCGAAATACGCGATTCCATCTATCGCGGGCGGGATGATTTCGTGTATCGCATCATCGTGGGCGAACAGCCGTTCATTACCCGTCTGCATCCGCTCGGCGGCCGGACGGGAATGAAAATCACCGCTGAAATCGGGGGGTGGAACCTGCCGGAAAAAGAGATTCTGCTTGATACCGCGCCCGGCGGCGCGTCGGTTCGCGAAACGGCGCTTTACACCGGGCCATGGAGGTCGAATCCGATCCGGTATGCCGTGGACAATCTGCCCGAAATGAACGAACGGGAACCCAACGATACCCTTAAGAAGGCCCGAAAAATCGATCCGCCCCGTATCGTAAATGGACGCATCGCCCATCCGGGAGACGTGGACACGTTTCAATTCAAAACCGCTTCGGGTGGCGCAATTGTGGCCGAAATTTGTGCGCGTAGATTGCATTCGCCGGTTGACTCGGTGTTGCAGCTGTTCGATGCGTCGGGAACGAGGCTGGCAACCAACGATGATTGGGAGGACAAAGGCGAAGGGCTGTTGACGCACCATGCCGATTCGTATCTGCGAGCGGATCTGCCGAAGGCCGGCGTCTATTACGTCCAAGTGGAAGACGCGCAGCGCCAAGGCGGCGCCGAGTACGGCTACCGGTTGCGCCTCGGTCCGCCGCGGCCCGATTTCGCCTTGCGCATGACGCCGTCGAGTGTGACGTTCCGCGCCAGCCGGACATCCCCGCTAACCGTGTACGCGTTGCGGAAAGACGGTTTTGCCGGCGAAATCGGGCTGCGGCTGAAGGAGGCGCCGCCGGGATTCAAACTGGAGGGCGCCCGCATCCCGCCGGGTTGCGATCAGGTCCGCATGACGATTACAGCGACCCAGCCGTTTGATTCGCCGGCTGCCCTGGAACTGGAAGGCGTGGCAACGATTGGCAATGAAACCGTCGTACGCCCCGTGACTCCCTGCGAAAACATGATGCAGGCTTTTGCCTACTGGCATTTGACACCGACACTGCAACTCCTCGCCACGGCCATGGGTGGAAAGGGCCGTCCGCCACGAATCGAGGCGATCGGTGAGACTCCCGTGCGCATTCCCGAAGGCGGTTCGGCGCA is drawn from Candidatus Hydrogenedentota bacterium and contains these coding sequences:
- the groL gene encoding chaperonin GroEL (60 kDa chaperone family; promotes refolding of misfolded polypeptides especially under stressful conditions; forms two stacked rings of heptamers to form a barrel-shaped 14mer; ends can be capped by GroES; misfolded proteins enter the barrel where they are refolded when GroES binds), which produces MSAKQLEFGEDARRGVLAGVAKLSRAVKATLGPKGRNVVIDKKWGAPTVTKDGVTVAKEIELEDKFENMGAQMVKEVASKTSDIAGDGTTTATVLAEAIFREGLRNVTAGANPMALKRGIDKAVDVVTAALAKMSKKVKDDTEVIKSVATISANGDQAIGNIIAEAMQKVGNDGTITVEEAKGIETTLEVVEGMQFDKGYLSPYFVTDAEAMEAVLEDAYILIHEKKISSLKDLLPLLEQIAKSGKPLLIIAEDVEGEALATLVVNKIRGTFQAAAVKAPGFGDRRKAMLEDIAVLTGGLAITEDLGRTLESVQLADMGRAKRVVIDKDNTTIVEGAGASDKIMGRINLIRRQIEETTSDYDREKLQERLAKLAGGVAVIHVGAATEIEMKEKKARVEDALHATRAAVEEGIVPGGGVALLRCQDDAEKMALEGDEAVGAKIVIRALEEPLRQLAANAGAEGATVVQNVKAKKGAVGYNAETGEYEDLLKAGVIDPTKVTRCALQNAASVAGLLLTTEVLIAEMPEPEKKGGGHPGGGMGEDMY
- the groES gene encoding co-chaperone GroES, with translation MKVRPLADRILVKREEPSETVRGGIIIPDTAKEKPQEGRVVAVGPGRLDDDGKRVPLEVKKGDRILMGKYAGTEVKIDGEEHIIMREEDVLAVIE
- a CDS encoding glycosyltransferase family 39 protein, whose amino-acid sequence is MRTRGIRGSLIAVAVLGLAGLYILLYLRGLDFGRPIIEHHDEWMTTGQALSMLAEKRITPPFSLTYGTFGTYIQCGVCAVTHLGNTVFGAYRDASGHAIHRTLADIAGRSVDRDQFNFYLAGRISSAVYAGLLFIVVFMVGRRLFESSSAALLCVLAAMTHRLLVQQAHFSLPNVLAALMATGATGLSLAYLGNGKIRVLYLAALSAGLAAGTKLTMGLALAPVLLAATLAPGRRAWRHVPLLILTSVTALLIVEPALVLDYGRFRASMALLSAQYGTSLMPDDTVFQPGEFGLASGAEGAVKHPGWCLLRYWIQSGWLFFLFSATGLAALPILKGRAGWVLLSFPALYALLVAWQPYIVVRSYVPLVPFWALGFGGAALLLNRIMRGNFGHPLRSRMARGLVVVIGWLILADPAQRGLAITRQFATPDPLQTAYRWCEANIPPGSKVLIETAWRKQQLPLREDCFQVTRMIGSVFSKPYMELLDYDYVIAQATGMMDSLPWAPAVVSTGGGAFSDCSGKNRSLAESRLIMARRVTPEETGYTGPGEFYVNHNVYIYRTPKTEPVRVSAGEFTPADGFAANTATFLVKPGVSAAFVQELAPGEYDVFLAIGQRGLFPPITVRLNDETPVDVNVSDCPGIHHFVRTVRVGSSGIAAGSIGLAAGATGQVPVRAMVFVPVRIP
- a CDS encoding HDOD domain-containing protein, giving the protein MSENTGVIRVACPCGHKGNVPSEAMGKPYPCPKCGERFTIAPERLADAPPVAGEAAPPRDPRVGQLLVQAGLITEAQLAEALSAQADRGGKLFEILINLAFLSKADLHTFLSGQPGVTAIELRNYDIPYDLPPIIPAELARKHVLLPIDRMGKLLTVGMACPLDASAIAEVEKATGLRVKAMLCSFDDIHAALERFYPAEKAETTMEQPIDIKPPPQKRALNPEDVLARLDTLDVLPILSSTLRHVHDTVARSGHTIRDVAGVVCTDPALSAALVGLANSSVYGMPGRVASINLAVTILGETATVRLAENAETVPPVPVASHFDVKMFWLRSVFAAAASMALAKAAGCEHVGEAYTAGLLHEIGRLALAIIAPDATGTMSPGRSQADLLQAEQETYGVTHPEAAYRLAQRWSLPPLIAAPIHCHHAPDTAPQNHRDLCMIVAAAAALAGAFPAETPDKDTIDACAAPLAHLGMSQSAAMDIYEKTSLRLRGAAGKG
- a CDS encoding GDSL-type esterase/lipase family protein yields the protein MIAAPPSSSPRLGWKKTIIYSLLPALVLLALLEGVARIVEIWIPPRQIDLGQGFDPRVRLFIPSPADPGMLVTNPDREACFRKSQFPIEKPARNMRIFALGESSVNYLDYEFPLLEKRLQEQLAEKFDSVTIVNCGGLSYGSQRIMAIAAEVLQYDPDLIMLYCGHNEFEELEQLAIADLRTLPLQRILSKSALCRFIRDRIASFQISQLQDEHNQRLLAAQPDSNKAWGHTFSPQEIAARMAAFRNNIAIIIQMCRDRRVPIVIGSIPSNLINPYLTGEHAVKYKAIQDLFARGEHEKALPLARDLLKNAGRHQSSDTENGILRSLAAEYGIPLADVEAAIIAAEPHHVPGETLFNDHCHLNPKGNAILCATYEKAILGLFR